A window of Scomber scombrus chromosome 23, fScoSco1.1, whole genome shotgun sequence contains these coding sequences:
- the LOC134006107 gene encoding tetratricopeptide repeat protein 39B-like, which translates to MAHVGNGAAAEEEDCFEDAFDRIPAACKMDLQTAIQETQCALNLVLNNKFSEALDLLKPWWKDSMYHALGYSSILVMQATMTFEHRDIQAAMATIKEALNTCQRFRKKNSVVGSLSSLISKQSNLQEEEMHAEICYAECLLQKATLTFVQDENMISFIKGGIKIRTSYQIYKDCQNVLNAAQDSSSQSDSFRQFEGGVKLGIGSFNLMLSLLPQRILRLLEFIGFSGNRGFGLSQLREGASSNSLRAILSALTLLFYHTYVSLILGTGEGNLVEAEALLEPYQQKYPKGSIILFYSARIATLRGNFEKALSRYEECISSQQEWKQIHHLCYWELMWTNSYQQQWQQAYRYADLLCKESRWSKAIYVYQKAAILSMMSEEEVKNTGEDITELFRQVEGLKQRLAGKSIPTEKFAVRKSRRYKAANPIPLIIPALEMMYVWNGFTIVGKRADFTESLLVTVEAAEEQLRNDPNPSEFHPDDSCLVQMLKGLCLKHLGRLLQAELCFTQVLSSESRIRYDHYLIPFTTYELGLLYKLQGDFTKATTYIENAKTNYKDYSMESRLHFRIHAALNSLKGSPVGTP; encoded by the exons GATTGCTTTGAAGATGCTTTTGACAGGATACCTGC ggctTGTAAGATGGACCTGCAAACAgccatccaggagactcagtgTGCTCTCAATCTGGTCCTCAACAACAAGTTCTCCGAAGCCTTGGACCTGCTTAAACCATG gtggaaGGACAGTATGTACCATGCGTTGGGCTACAGCAGCATCTTGGTGATGCAGGCGACCATGACCTTCGAGCACAGAGATATTCAGGCTGCCATGGCAACCATCAAGGAGGCGTTGAACACCTGTCAGAg GTTCAGGAAGAAGAACTCGGTTGTCGGATCTCTGTCGAGTCTGATCAGCAAACAGTCCAATCTACAagaag AAGAGATGCATGCAGAGATCTGCTACGCCGAGTGTCTGCTGCAGAAAGCCACACTGACATTTGTGCAG gaTGAAAACATGATCAGTTTTATCAAAGGAGGCATCAAGATTCGAACCAGCTACCAAATCTACAA GGATTGTCAGAATGTGCTGAATGCTGCTCAGGACTCATCCAGCCAGTCTGATTCGTTCAGACAGTTTGAAGGCGGAGTCAAACTGGGCATCGGATCCTTCAACCTG ATGTTGTCTCTCCTTCCTCAGAGGATTTTGAGGTTGTTGGAGTTCATCGGATTCTCAGGAAACAGG GGCTTCGGCTTGTCTCAGCTGAGAGAAGGAGCATCTAGCAACAGTTTGCGGGCGATACTCAGCGCTCTAACTCTGCTCTTCTACCACACATACGTTTCACTGATACTTG GAACTGGAGAGGGGAACCTGGTAGAGGCTGAAGCTCTGCTGGAGCCATACCAACAGAAATACCCAAAA gGCTCCATCATTCTCTTCTACTCCGCTCGCATCGCCACGCTGCGCGGGAACTTCGAGAAG GCGCTGTCCAGGTACGAGGAATGTATCAGCAGCCAGCAGGAGTGGAAGCAGATCCACCACCTGTGTTACTGGGAGCTGATGTGGACAAACTCCTAccagcagcagtggcagcaggCGTACCGCTACGCAGACCTGCTGTGCAAAGAGAGCCgctggtcaaag GCTATCTATGTTTACCAGAAGGCAGCCATCCTCAGTATGAtgtcagaggaggaggtgaagaacaCCGGGGAGGACATCACTGAGCTCTTCAG GCAGGTGGAGGGGCTGAAACAACGGCTGGCAGGGAAGTCGATCCCAACGGAGAAATTTGCAGTGAGGAAGTCGAGACGCTACAAAGCTGCTAACCCAATCCCCCTGATCATCCCTGcactg gaGATGATGTACGTTTGGAACGGTTTCACCATCGTCGGGAAGAGAGCCGACTTTACCGAGTCCCTGCTGGTTACCGTAGAGGCGGCTGAGGAGCAGCTCCGTAACGACCCAA ACCCGTCTGAGTTTCATCCCGATGACAGCTGTCTGGTCCAGATGTTGAAGGGACTCTGTCTGAAACACCTGGGCCGGTTACTGCAGGCCGAGCTGTGCTTCACTCAGGTCCTGTCCAG TGAAAGTCGGATCAGATACGATCACTACTTGATTCCCTTCACCACGTATGAGTTGGGTCTGCTGTATAAACTACAGGGAGACTTCACCAAGGCCACCACATACATCGAAAATGCCAA